Proteins encoded within one genomic window of Solibaculum mannosilyticum:
- a CDS encoding SpoIIIAH-like family protein, with the protein MKTMFGKRQVLIATLVVALGLAIYLNFQFNKAGEDFTATGTLSSSSSETYNYGDAAYVNASEASSGDASTPEGDDASTADEGDASATQTQGSAYFVEARLNREQSREEAVDVLKDVLADAQADDSAKTEALAASAKIAQNVKDEGEIENLIKAKGFTECMVYIEDDKANVIVQSDGLLPSEVAQIKDVITSNAQVSADNITIVPVE; encoded by the coding sequence ATGAAAACAATGTTTGGAAAACGTCAGGTTTTGATTGCCACGCTGGTTGTCGCGTTAGGGCTTGCCATTTACCTCAACTTCCAGTTCAATAAGGCGGGCGAGGACTTCACTGCCACCGGTACCTTGAGCAGCTCCTCCTCCGAGACTTATAATTACGGCGACGCAGCTTATGTCAATGCATCAGAGGCGTCCAGCGGCGATGCCTCTACCCCCGAAGGCGATGATGCCAGTACAGCAGATGAAGGCGACGCTTCGGCCACCCAAACCCAGGGCAGCGCTTATTTTGTAGAAGCCCGGCTCAATCGTGAACAGTCCAGGGAAGAGGCTGTAGACGTTTTGAAGGATGTCCTAGCCGATGCACAAGCCGATGACTCGGCCAAAACCGAAGCCTTGGCCGCCTCCGCCAAAATCGCTCAAAACGTCAAGGACGAAGGCGAGATTGAAAATCTTATCAAGGCCAAAGGCTTTACAGAATGCATGGTGTACATTGAGGACGACAAAGCCAATGTGATCGTCCAGTCGGACGGACTCCTGCCCAGCGAAGTGGCTCAGATCAAAGACGTTATTACCTCCAATGCACAGGTGTCGGCCGACAACATCACCATTGTACCAGTAGAATAA
- a CDS encoding stage III sporulation protein AF → MDWIRGWATAICMGALAAALAQMLAPSGALQKIFKVAVAAFFLCCFLSPFFNSDSLPEFSLPDEPISVEESAQNLKQEMHRQLQDQVEVRLKQLSMDATQKVGITPEKILIHMDTDADGSISIKQIDVVLKDEDQKMKGSVRSAIQETLGFTPRVLSVSEVKTS, encoded by the coding sequence ATGGACTGGATTCGAGGATGGGCCACTGCCATCTGTATGGGCGCCTTAGCGGCGGCTTTGGCGCAAATGCTTGCTCCATCCGGAGCTTTGCAAAAGATCTTTAAAGTGGCGGTAGCAGCGTTTTTCCTCTGCTGCTTCCTTTCCCCATTTTTTAATTCCGACTCTTTGCCGGAATTCTCTTTGCCGGACGAACCGATCAGCGTAGAGGAAAGCGCCCAAAATCTTAAGCAGGAGATGCACCGTCAGCTTCAGGATCAGGTAGAAGTACGCCTCAAACAGCTTAGCATGGACGCCACACAAAAAGTCGGAATTACTCCAGAAAAAATTCTCATTCATATGGATACCGACGCAGACGGCAGCATATCCATTAAACAGATTGACGTTGTCCTCAAAGATGAAGATCAGAAAATGAAGGGCAGCGTTCGGTCGGCGATACAAGAAACACTGGGATTTACGCCCCGTGTTTTAAGCGTATCGGAGGTGAAAACATCATGA
- a CDS encoding stage III sporulation protein AE: MKKMLICTLFFFLTMLFPLAVGASDAISSTSDTVSEYDFEDQLKASGADELTDELPEETKELLRKLGIDSIQPDSLLGLTTDSVATTLTDTVKESAKGPLKSAAAVAGIILLCALLEGFKISFGERPLAGVFGAVAALSVGVAIILPVLEVIQKAGEAVRASSTFMLSFIPVFAGITTAAGQPVTASLYQGLLFGVAQVVSSAANTIVVPLLSLFLAFSLVSAVAPNLNLSATAGSIQKVASWVLGLVMTIFVGILSIQGVVGNASDGVAIKAAKFFSGSFIPVVGSALGDALGAVQGCVGLLKSTVGSFGILAVIVIFVPPLIQALIWQFILNIGAAFSDLFDLKQISAMLRSTAKVLNLLIAVMLCCSLLLIISTTILLALGVSV; this comes from the coding sequence ATGAAAAAGATGCTGATCTGCACTCTTTTTTTCTTCTTAACGATGCTGTTCCCCTTAGCAGTTGGGGCTTCCGATGCCATATCCAGTACCTCTGACACAGTCTCAGAATATGATTTTGAAGATCAGCTCAAGGCCAGCGGTGCCGATGAACTTACCGATGAGCTTCCTGAGGAAACAAAAGAGTTGCTTCGAAAATTGGGGATCGACTCCATTCAGCCGGACAGCCTCCTAGGTCTCACCACCGACAGCGTTGCCACAACCCTCACCGATACCGTCAAAGAAAGTGCGAAAGGTCCGCTTAAGTCAGCTGCTGCTGTGGCGGGTATTATTTTACTGTGCGCTTTGCTGGAAGGATTTAAGATTTCCTTTGGGGAACGTCCTCTTGCCGGTGTATTTGGGGCGGTGGCCGCGTTATCCGTAGGGGTGGCGATCATCCTTCCCGTGTTGGAGGTCATTCAAAAGGCAGGGGAGGCCGTAAGGGCCAGTTCGACGTTTATGTTGTCCTTTATTCCCGTATTTGCCGGCATCACCACTGCAGCGGGACAACCTGTCACCGCTTCCCTCTACCAGGGACTTCTCTTTGGCGTAGCACAGGTGGTGTCCTCAGCAGCCAACACCATTGTCGTCCCTCTTTTGTCCCTTTTCCTAGCCTTCAGCTTGGTTTCCGCCGTGGCGCCCAACCTCAATTTAAGCGCTACGGCGGGGAGTATCCAGAAAGTAGCTTCCTGGGTGCTCGGACTGGTGATGACCATCTTTGTGGGCATCCTTTCCATCCAAGGCGTGGTGGGCAACGCGTCCGACGGCGTGGCCATCAAGGCGGCTAAATTCTTCAGCGGCAGTTTTATCCCCGTGGTGGGCAGTGCATTGGGTGACGCCTTAGGCGCTGTCCAGGGATGTGTAGGGCTGCTCAAAAGTACGGTAGGAAGCTTTGGAATCCTGGCGGTTATCGTCATTTTTGTTCCGCCTCTCATCCAAGCTCTCATCTGGCAATTTATTCTCAACATCGGGGCTGCATTCTCCGATCTCTTTGATTTAAAGCAGATTTCAGCTATGCTTCGATCCACTGCTAAAGTCTTGAACCTACTGATCGCTGTAATGCTGTGCTGTTCTCTCTTGCTTATCATCTCTACCACCATACTGCTTGCACTGGGGGTGAGCGTATAA
- a CDS encoding SpoIIIAC/SpoIIIAD family protein, whose amino-acid sequence MNIAAIAGIGVVAAAIAILIKKQNPEYSMMISIGAGIILLILILSQVTPAVRQMSDLVSAAGMPTEYAGILFKSLGVCFLTQLACDSCRDVGETALASKIELAGKVAILIFALPLFQKVADMAISLIRG is encoded by the coding sequence ATGAACATCGCGGCCATTGCAGGCATCGGCGTAGTGGCTGCGGCCATCGCGATCCTGATCAAGAAGCAAAATCCAGAATACTCCATGATGATCAGCATTGGGGCCGGGATCATCCTGTTGATCCTGATTCTGTCTCAGGTGACGCCAGCCGTCCGTCAGATGAGCGATCTCGTATCGGCAGCCGGTATGCCGACGGAATATGCTGGTATTTTGTTCAAATCTTTGGGGGTGTGCTTTCTAACGCAGTTGGCCTGCGACAGCTGCCGGGATGTAGGAGAGACTGCACTGGCATCCAAGATTGAACTGGCTGGAAAAGTGGCCATTTTGATTTTCGCCTTACCGCTGTTCCAAAAGGTAGCCGATATGGCTATATCGCTTATCCGGGGGTAA
- the spoIIIAC gene encoding stage III sporulation protein AC — protein MDVDLIFKIAAIGIIVAVLNQVLIRSGREEQAMLTTLAGLIVVLTIIIQEISDLFHVVKSVFGL, from the coding sequence ATGGATGTGGATCTGATCTTTAAAATAGCCGCCATTGGCATAATCGTGGCTGTCCTCAACCAGGTACTGATACGGTCCGGACGGGAGGAACAAGCCATGCTGACCACGTTGGCAGGATTGATTGTGGTATTGACCATCATCATCCAGGAGATTAGCGATTTGTTCCATGTGGTCAAATCGGTGTTTGGATTATGA
- a CDS encoding stage III sporulation protein AB: MMKSAEFGGRVKQLEAVLSMIQDIATQIRYRALPLTDLIRQMSVQKDLECLPFLKQCAKNCEEGMAFPDAWEQSVGKQGKKSYLKEKDLSILYAFGSGLGTTDVEGQLANCHLHGKLVEESLKQARADRDGMGRLYSTLGILAGIGAAIVFA, translated from the coding sequence ATGATGAAGTCGGCGGAATTTGGGGGCCGTGTTAAGCAGTTGGAGGCCGTACTATCCATGATCCAGGATATCGCCACACAAATCCGTTATAGAGCCTTGCCTCTGACCGATCTCATTCGGCAAATGTCGGTTCAGAAGGATTTGGAATGCCTTCCCTTTTTAAAACAGTGCGCTAAGAACTGCGAAGAAGGAATGGCATTTCCCGACGCATGGGAGCAAAGCGTGGGCAAGCAGGGCAAAAAATCATATCTCAAGGAAAAGGATCTCAGCATTCTCTACGCCTTTGGCAGCGGCTTGGGTACGACCGATGTGGAAGGACAATTAGCCAATTGTCATCTCCACGGCAAGTTGGTGGAGGAATCCCTCAAACAGGCCCGGGCCGATCGGGATGGAATGGGAAGACTCTACTCCACCCTAGGGATTTTAGCCGGTATCGGAGCGGCCATCGTTTTTGCATAG
- a CDS encoding AAA family ATPase, with protein sequence MDKITLATRYDDAVSRLGEKWSTWLKRVPEDVKAKTQEVHLHIGGPVVLTGADQIYFVTEKGHVTNVYQDGLPAATLETMEKAMAALCDYSIHSFQGDIQNGFITVRGGHRAGICGTAVLEEGKISSVRDISSINLRIARQHFGAADSIIHSTFAKGAKGLLLAGPPGCGKTTILRDLARQLSSGATGCYYRVALVDERGELGGVYRGQAQNNLGPCCDCLDGYPKAQGILQALRSLAPQVIVCDEVGDDADIDAIKAGVNGGAEMIASIHAGSLSELMNRPQGRALLNTHAFDYVAVMAGRDHPGRIQSVTKVGDLLEDHRAVVFDCDGDLSGNDEVGGIWGPC encoded by the coding sequence ATGGATAAGATCACATTGGCAACCCGGTATGACGATGCCGTCAGCCGATTGGGAGAGAAGTGGAGCACATGGCTCAAACGTGTCCCAGAGGACGTAAAGGCCAAGACGCAAGAGGTACATCTACATATAGGCGGGCCTGTTGTGCTGACGGGGGCCGATCAAATTTATTTTGTCACTGAAAAGGGACATGTGACAAATGTCTATCAGGACGGGCTTCCCGCCGCCACGCTAGAGACCATGGAGAAGGCTATGGCCGCACTTTGCGACTATTCCATCCATAGCTTTCAAGGAGATATCCAGAATGGCTTTATCACCGTCCGAGGAGGGCATCGAGCCGGCATCTGTGGTACGGCTGTACTAGAGGAAGGTAAAATCTCCAGTGTGCGGGACATCTCTTCTATCAATCTTCGTATCGCCCGGCAGCATTTCGGTGCAGCCGATTCCATCATCCACTCCACCTTTGCCAAAGGTGCGAAGGGACTTCTTTTGGCGGGACCGCCGGGATGCGGCAAAACAACCATCCTCAGGGACTTGGCACGACAGCTATCCTCCGGCGCCACGGGATGTTACTATCGAGTGGCCCTGGTGGATGAACGCGGTGAACTGGGAGGCGTCTATCGAGGACAGGCTCAAAATAATCTGGGCCCCTGTTGCGACTGTCTGGACGGTTATCCCAAGGCCCAGGGAATCCTGCAAGCATTGCGCAGTCTGGCGCCTCAGGTCATCGTATGCGACGAGGTGGGGGACGATGCCGATATCGACGCCATCAAAGCTGGGGTCAACGGCGGTGCGGAGATGATTGCTTCCATCCACGCAGGCAGTCTATCGGAGCTTATGAACCGTCCTCAAGGACGAGCTTTACTCAACACCCATGCGTTCGACTATGTGGCCGTTATGGCGGGCAGGGATCATCCTGGACGGATCCAGTCGGTGACGAAGGTAGGTGACTTGCTTGAAGATCATAGGGCTGTTGTGTTTGATTGTGACGGGGACCTTAGTGGGAATGATGAAGTCGGCGGAATTTGGGGGCCGTGTTAA
- a CDS encoding YccF domain-containing protein, translating into MGCLGNALWFLFGGIWQGLSWVLVGVVWCITIVGIPIGIQCFKLAGLAFFPFGKEVQFGGGVGSVLLNILWMIFGGLLLAIESAILGCILCITIIGIPFGKQCFKLAKLALMPFGASVVSV; encoded by the coding sequence TTGGGCTGTTTGGGAAACGCACTGTGGTTCCTGTTTGGCGGCATATGGCAGGGCCTTAGTTGGGTGCTGGTAGGAGTGGTATGGTGCATCACCATTGTGGGAATTCCCATTGGTATACAGTGTTTCAAATTGGCCGGTCTTGCCTTTTTCCCGTTTGGGAAAGAGGTGCAGTTTGGCGGTGGGGTAGGATCCGTCTTGCTCAATATTCTTTGGATGATCTTTGGCGGTCTCCTTTTAGCCATTGAATCGGCTATACTTGGATGTATCTTGTGTATTACCATTATTGGTATTCCATTTGGAAAACAGTGTTTTAAGCTGGCCAAATTGGCATTGATGCCTTTTGGGGCGTCTGTGGTATCTGTATAG
- the purD gene encoding phosphoribosylamine--glycine ligase, whose amino-acid sequence MKILMVGGGGREHALIRKLKESPKVTEIHCAPGNGGISKDAQCHNVSVDDMEGMVRLAKEIGADLVVVAPDNPLVDGMVDEMEKAGLRCFGPNQKAAILEGSKVFSKSLMKQYGIPTAGYHVFEDPKEALQFIREEGKYPTVIKADGLALGKGVVIAADETEAAAALHSIMEDKIFGASGNRVIVEEFITGPEVSVLSFTDGKTVKPMVSSMDHKRVFDGNLGPNTGGMGTISPNPYYDDATAKRCMEEIFLPTIQAMSKEGRPFKGCLYFGLMLTADGPKVIEYNCRFGDPEAQVVLPRLKTDLVDIMNAVIDEKLDELDIQWSEQASACVILASGGYPGKYEKNIPISGLDENGQVEGAIVYHAGTQYRDNTFVTAGGRVLGITAMGDSLDQALDNAYEAVQKVRFDGAHYRTDIGRVEYSD is encoded by the coding sequence ATGAAAATCCTAATGGTAGGCGGCGGCGGCCGTGAACATGCCCTGATCCGTAAGCTGAAAGAAAGTCCTAAGGTTACGGAAATCCATTGCGCTCCCGGGAATGGCGGTATCTCAAAAGATGCCCAGTGTCACAATGTGTCGGTGGACGACATGGAAGGCATGGTACGTCTTGCCAAGGAAATCGGTGCTGACTTAGTGGTAGTGGCCCCCGACAATCCTCTGGTGGATGGCATGGTGGATGAGATGGAGAAAGCTGGCCTGCGTTGCTTTGGCCCCAATCAAAAAGCGGCAATCCTGGAAGGCAGCAAGGTATTCTCTAAATCCTTGATGAAGCAGTATGGAATCCCCACTGCGGGTTACCATGTGTTCGAGGACCCTAAAGAAGCTCTTCAGTTTATTCGGGAAGAGGGCAAATATCCCACCGTCATCAAAGCCGACGGTCTTGCCTTGGGCAAAGGCGTCGTCATTGCTGCCGATGAAACAGAAGCGGCGGCGGCCCTCCACTCCATCATGGAAGATAAAATTTTCGGCGCATCGGGTAACCGCGTCATTGTGGAGGAATTTATCACAGGACCGGAGGTATCAGTTTTGTCCTTTACCGATGGGAAGACAGTGAAACCTATGGTGTCCTCCATGGATCATAAACGAGTGTTTGACGGCAATTTGGGTCCCAATACCGGCGGTATGGGTACCATCAGCCCCAATCCTTATTACGACGACGCTACAGCCAAACGCTGTATGGAAGAAATTTTTCTTCCAACAATTCAAGCCATGAGCAAAGAGGGACGTCCCTTTAAAGGATGCCTTTACTTTGGTTTGATGCTGACGGCGGACGGTCCCAAGGTTATCGAATACAACTGCCGCTTTGGTGATCCGGAGGCCCAGGTTGTACTGCCCCGTTTGAAAACCGATCTGGTCGATATTATGAATGCCGTTATCGACGAAAAGCTGGATGAGCTCGACATCCAATGGTCGGAACAGGCCAGTGCCTGTGTTATTTTAGCGTCGGGAGGATATCCCGGCAAATATGAGAAAAATATCCCCATCTCCGGGCTGGACGAAAATGGTCAGGTGGAGGGTGCGATTGTGTATCATGCCGGTACCCAGTATCGCGACAATACCTTTGTTACGGCCGGCGGCCGCGTCTTGGGCATCACCGCGATGGGAGATTCTTTGGATCAGGCCTTGGATAACGCTTATGAAGCGGTTCAGAAAGTGCGTTTCGACGGCGCTCATTACCGTACTGATATCGGGCGGGTAGAGTATTCGGACTAA
- the purH gene encoding bifunctional phosphoribosylaminoimidazolecarboxamide formyltransferase/IMP cyclohydrolase — protein sequence MKKRAILSVSDKTGIVDFARELIGLGFEVLSTGGTAKALTDAGLAVTNVSDVTGFPECLDGRVKTLHPMIHAGILAMRSNPEHMEQLEKLGVTPIDVVAINLYPFKQTILKPDVTLEDAIENIDIGGPTMIRAAAKNWQDVSVIVDPSDYQKVIEEYKQSGTVSKETRFRLAGKVFEHTAQYDAMINTYLRAQRGETQMPDAFTMTFEKVQDMRYGENPHQAAAFYREIGNRSNTLAAAQQLHGKELSYNNINDANGALDVLKEFGSEQPTAVGVKHANPCGVGVGETIYEAYMKAYESDPVSIFGGIVALNRPVDKQTAEELAKIFLEIIIAPDFDADALEILEKKKNIRLLKLPDLAKPNTPDMLDMKKVAGGLLVQQLDTELLHEEDIRCVTKRQPTEEEMKQLMFVWKVVKHVKSNGIALAKDNMTVGIGPGQTNRITALELAIKYGGDKVKGSVMGSDAFFPFSDCVEAAQKAGITAIIQPGGSIRDEDSIKAADEAGIAMLFTGMRHFKH from the coding sequence ATGAAAAAACGTGCAATTCTTAGCGTATCGGATAAAACAGGCATCGTGGATTTTGCCCGGGAGCTTATCGGGTTGGGGTTTGAGGTGTTGTCCACCGGCGGCACTGCCAAGGCTCTTACAGACGCTGGATTGGCTGTGACCAATGTATCGGATGTCACCGGTTTTCCGGAGTGTTTGGACGGCCGTGTCAAAACCCTGCATCCCATGATTCATGCGGGTATTCTGGCTATGCGTTCCAACCCTGAGCATATGGAGCAGTTGGAAAAGCTGGGTGTTACTCCTATCGATGTGGTGGCCATCAATCTGTATCCCTTTAAACAGACCATCTTAAAGCCCGACGTCACTTTAGAGGACGCTATTGAGAATATTGATATCGGCGGTCCTACAATGATCCGTGCCGCTGCGAAAAACTGGCAGGATGTTTCGGTCATCGTGGACCCGTCTGATTATCAGAAGGTAATTGAGGAGTATAAGCAGTCTGGAACGGTATCCAAAGAGACTCGTTTCCGTCTAGCCGGTAAAGTGTTTGAACATACCGCCCAGTACGACGCCATGATCAACACCTATCTGCGTGCCCAGCGGGGTGAGACACAGATGCCGGATGCCTTTACCATGACCTTTGAAAAGGTACAGGATATGCGCTACGGTGAAAATCCCCATCAGGCTGCGGCCTTCTACCGTGAGATCGGCAATCGCTCCAATACGCTGGCAGCCGCTCAGCAGCTTCACGGCAAAGAGCTTTCTTATAACAATATCAACGACGCCAATGGTGCGTTGGATGTCCTAAAAGAGTTTGGTTCCGAGCAGCCTACTGCTGTGGGTGTCAAACATGCTAATCCCTGTGGCGTTGGCGTGGGAGAGACCATCTATGAAGCTTATATGAAAGCTTATGAGTCTGATCCTGTGTCGATTTTCGGCGGTATTGTTGCTCTGAATCGTCCGGTAGATAAACAGACTGCTGAGGAACTTGCTAAAATCTTCCTGGAGATCATCATCGCTCCTGATTTTGACGCCGATGCTTTGGAAATTTTGGAGAAGAAAAAGAACATCCGCCTTTTGAAGCTGCCCGATTTGGCCAAACCCAATACGCCTGATATGCTGGATATGAAGAAGGTAGCCGGTGGATTGCTGGTTCAGCAGCTGGATACGGAGCTTCTCCATGAAGAGGACATCCGCTGCGTTACAAAGCGTCAGCCCACTGAAGAGGAAATGAAACAGCTGATGTTTGTTTGGAAAGTGGTAAAGCATGTTAAATCCAACGGTATCGCCTTAGCTAAAGATAATATGACCGTTGGAATCGGCCCTGGCCAGACCAACCGCATTACCGCCCTGGAACTTGCTATCAAGTACGGCGGCGATAAGGTAAAGGGAAGCGTCATGGGTTCAGATGCATTCTTCCCGTTCTCTGACTGTGTAGAAGCCGCTCAAAAAGCCGGTATTACCGCCATTATCCAACCAGGCGGTTCCATTCGTGATGAAGACAGCATCAAAGCTGCCGATGAAGCCGGTATTGCTATGCTGTTCACTGGAATGCGGCACTTTAAGCACTAA
- the purN gene encoding phosphoribosylglycinamide formyltransferase, whose amino-acid sequence MLNIAVLVSGGGTNLQALIDAQNRGEIPGGRIVCVVSSKVGVYALERAHAAGIPGEVVARKGLSPEEFDDSLTQMLQKYKVDLVVLAGFLSILGERMLETYQNRIINVHPSLIPSFCGSGYYGLKVHEAALERGVKVTGATVHFVNKIPDGGPIILQKAVEVQEGDTPEILQRRVMEQAEWKLLPQAVSLFCDGRLEVREDQRVTIHEGRRS is encoded by the coding sequence ATGCTAAACATCGCAGTCCTAGTATCAGGCGGAGGAACCAACTTACAGGCACTGATCGACGCACAGAATAGAGGGGAGATCCCCGGCGGCCGCATTGTATGTGTAGTGTCCAGTAAAGTGGGAGTTTATGCTTTGGAGCGAGCTCATGCCGCTGGTATTCCTGGCGAAGTAGTGGCACGAAAGGGCCTTAGTCCCGAAGAATTCGATGATTCTTTGACTCAGATGCTACAAAAGTACAAGGTTGATTTGGTTGTATTAGCCGGATTTCTCTCCATTTTAGGGGAGAGAATGCTGGAAACTTATCAAAATCGTATCATTAATGTGCATCCGTCTCTCATTCCATCTTTTTGCGGCAGTGGTTACTATGGGTTAAAGGTACACGAGGCCGCTCTGGAACGGGGCGTTAAGGTGACAGGGGCAACCGTGCATTTTGTCAATAAGATCCCGGATGGAGGTCCCATTATTCTGCAAAAAGCTGTGGAGGTGCAGGAAGGGGATACCCCGGAAATTCTACAGCGCCGGGTGATGGAACAAGCCGAGTGGAAACTACTTCCTCAGGCAGTATCACTTTTTTGTGACGGACGGTTAGAAGTACGAGAAGATCAGAGGGTTACCATTCATGAAGGGAGAAGATCATAG
- the purM gene encoding phosphoribosylformylglycinamidine cyclo-ligase, whose protein sequence is MNNSFSDSYKAAGVDVTAGYKAVELMKSHVARTSIPGVLSGIGGFGGLFAPDLSGMQQPVLVSGTDGVGTKLKIAFLMDKHDTVGIDCVAMCVNDIICSGARPLFFLDYVAVGKNVPERVASIVSGVAEGCVQAGCALIGGETAEMPGFYPADEYDLAGFAVGMVDRSKIIDGTKIQPGDVLIGVQSSGVHSNGFSLVRKVFNVGPQSLSMHIDELGGTLGETLLTPTKIYVKPLLALIEQCDVHAVSHITGGGFYENIPRMLGENQRAVIEKNAVPVKPIFKVIQSWGDIPEHDMFNTFNMGVGLCIALPKDEADKALEVLAANGEQACILGEVRTGETGVELC, encoded by the coding sequence ATGAACAATAGTTTTAGTGATAGCTACAAGGCTGCAGGCGTAGATGTTACAGCCGGATACAAGGCTGTGGAACTGATGAAATCTCACGTAGCCCGGACTTCTATTCCAGGAGTACTCAGTGGCATCGGTGGCTTTGGCGGATTGTTTGCTCCGGATCTATCCGGAATGCAACAGCCGGTATTGGTATCGGGTACCGACGGTGTAGGTACAAAACTGAAAATCGCTTTCTTGATGGATAAACATGATACGGTAGGTATCGACTGTGTGGCAATGTGTGTCAACGACATTATTTGCAGCGGTGCAAGACCCCTATTTTTCCTGGACTATGTAGCAGTGGGAAAGAATGTACCGGAACGTGTAGCATCGATTGTGTCGGGTGTAGCGGAAGGATGCGTACAAGCCGGATGCGCCCTCATCGGAGGCGAGACGGCTGAAATGCCTGGGTTCTATCCGGCCGACGAATATGATCTAGCTGGCTTTGCCGTCGGTATGGTGGATCGTTCCAAGATCATCGATGGGACAAAAATTCAACCCGGAGATGTTCTGATTGGCGTCCAGTCCTCCGGCGTCCATTCCAATGGCTTCTCTTTGGTACGTAAAGTGTTTAATGTAGGACCGCAGTCTCTTTCCATGCACATCGATGAGCTGGGAGGCACTTTGGGAGAAACTCTCCTAACTCCAACTAAGATTTACGTAAAGCCTTTGCTGGCTCTTATCGAACAATGTGACGTCCATGCAGTATCTCATATCACGGGCGGCGGTTTTTATGAGAACATCCCACGTATGTTAGGAGAAAATCAGAGGGCTGTTATCGAAAAGAATGCGGTTCCTGTAAAACCGATCTTTAAGGTAATCCAGAGCTGGGGCGATATTCCAGAGCACGACATGTTCAATACTTTTAACATGGGTGTAGGTTTGTGTATTGCTCTGCCCAAAGACGAGGCCGATAAGGCGTTGGAAGTTCTGGCCGCCAATGGGGAGCAGGCTTGTATCTTAGGCGAAGTTCGTACCGGTGAGACCGGGGTGGAATTATGCTAA
- the purE gene encoding 5-(carboxyamino)imidazole ribonucleotide mutase: MSQRKKVAVIMGSDSDLPVVEKAIKQLKELDIPVEAHVMSAHRTPAQASTFAGSAKENGFGVIIAAAGKAAHLAGVLAAHTTLPVIGIPIKSSTLDGLDALLATVQMPGGIPVATVAIDGAQNAALLAAQILAVSDDQLAGRLAAMKQNMTEGVLQKDAALQAKVAEL; this comes from the coding sequence ATGTCTCAGCGCAAAAAAGTGGCTGTTATTATGGGGAGTGATAGCGATCTGCCGGTGGTGGAGAAAGCCATTAAGCAGCTCAAAGAACTAGACATCCCGGTGGAAGCCCATGTGATGTCGGCCCATCGCACACCTGCTCAAGCTTCAACTTTCGCAGGCTCAGCTAAGGAAAATGGATTTGGCGTCATCATCGCGGCAGCGGGTAAAGCTGCTCATTTGGCAGGTGTATTGGCCGCCCATACCACATTGCCTGTTATTGGTATTCCCATCAAATCCTCTACTCTGGATGGTCTGGATGCTCTGCTCGCCACGGTACAAATGCCAGGCGGAATCCCCGTCGCTACAGTGGCTATCGATGGAGCTCAAAATGCAGCCCTGTTGGCAGCTCAGATTTTGGCAGTGTCGGACGATCAATTGGCAGGTCGGCTGGCTGCTATGAAGCAGAATATGACCGAAGGCGTCTTACAGAAGGATGCCGCTTTGCAGGCAAAGGTAGCCGAACTGTAA